The Aethina tumida isolate Nest 87 chromosome 6, icAetTumi1.1, whole genome shotgun sequence nucleotide sequence tgacaaattttcTATTCTTTCAAAAGTTTACTAGaatggtataaaatattttgttttgttcagaCATATGGAAGGAGGTCGTTTTCAGTGATAAGTCCCGATTTTATTAGGCCATGCATGATGGTGGGATATGTGTTATAAAACACTGTAAAGAAAAGCAAAAACTctcaaaaattactaaaataatatagggtattttttgtttttatcataCACATAGAAGATTTTTTTCCAGTATTCTACTTTAtcgatattaatattaaattaagaggtggataaaaatatatttttgtttactatGTTTAAACCAAAGATAAGATTACCAAACTTCTCATTCCTCCACAGATTACTAAAACaacataacatatttttttgtatttttatcatacaaagattttatttcagtaacCCACTTTACCGATATTAATGTCTAATTTACAAATGGATAAagtatatgtttttattcaacCTATaggaaaagtaaaattaaaggaCAAACTGTCTATGGGATATGTGTAACAATGAGAAGAAAAGTAAAATCTcacaaaacttaataaaataatatagttatgtttatgtttttatcatACACAGAAGATTTTATTCCAGTATTCTACTTTAccgatattaatattaaagtaaggCAAAAACAAGATTAGTAAATTGGAACCCTTCAAAATCTAGTTTTCCAATAGGATAATGCATGATTTCATATTGCTGGATTActttgttgtaaatttgttaCCATGACCAGTAAAATCTCCGAACTTATCACTTATTGAATACCTCTTACACATCATTTCTAAGACGGTAAATGAGTGTCTGAATGAAAGTCTAACTTATTAGTAGTTTAAAAAACCTTAATTTATGGTGCAAAAGTTGATATCTAAACTTGCGCCCTATTTTCTATGTCACCGAGTATAGTTGCTGGAATAACTCAACGCCACACAAAAGTTACGATTAAATTACTTTCATAGCATAATTCCGGAAAGTTTTAGAActgttttaatgtaaattttaatgagctgttattttatttacaccaCAGAGATGGATGTACAATGTTGGAGTCGAGATTAATTAGTCGCAGTTACGTTTTTGCGTCCCTATTTTTAGTTGTTTCACGTTTAACCCAAAAACCATACAACAAACGTTAATAAAACAACACTTGTTATCGGCCATAAAAGTGGGCGCACGtccgttaaatattaaaacgcgGACGCAAAAATCTCAAACGGATTACTTGCCGgcacttataaatatttacgaatCATAATTTCAAGTAAACCGCACTAACACGGTAAAcagtggatatatttaacGCCGTCAAATTTCCCCGTCTTTCAGGCACACGTTATTTACGCAAGAGAAAAAATGAGCGACGTCTATTTACACTATTAATtaaggtttaattaattggtaggCGCATTTGAAAACGCGTTTTTTTCCCCGATTTCCCGATTGTTTATGTTGGAAATGCTTTTGACGTGTTTATGTTAACGCCGCCggtttattattgttgaattCGATCGTGAGAACTGAAATTGTTTTAAGACCTCAACACATCCCCGCATTCACTTCTTGACTTAACTTTAACTTACAGCCTTCGGTTTTTCGGCAAGTTATATTTAGTCACTTCTTGGTGTGCGTGGTGTCTGGTTCCCGATTTGATTATGTCGACAATCGATTGATGCGTATCGATTGGAAGCGTACCGATTCAGGAGGTTACGAATGTTTCGTTGAATACGGTAAGATTTGATTTATCCCCccgaaataataattcaattggaCGAGGTAAATACGACGGGAACGTGTTGTTATCATCTATAAATACCATTCGATTTATTTGTGTTGGACGtgcataaaaatgtgttttgatGTTCGTTCAGTCAATGAAGCTTTGTTGTACTGAAAACACGGTTTGTAGGTGAGGAAATTTCTTATTGTTAACTTATTTTTCATCTAATAAACTTACTATTATGTCACCGTTACAAATATTAGACACCGGAAAAAGcactttacttttttaattcgtggtttatttgaataaatttaacatttttattactccATTATATATTACTTGAAAGCTTTTCAGTACTTTTCCTAATTGTgctatttacttttttctgcactgtatttaaaatattttttttatattggaattggtgtaaatttacttttatgggCTTTGGTTTCGTTGGTTTAAAAGTATAACTGAATGCCCTGAAGATGAACAACTTCAAAGTTATCCTGAAATAAGTAAGaacgaagaaattaagcaatatctCGTGCAAAATTATGGTGCAACACGTTTGGAAACAggccaattattaaataactatgaATCGTCAAAGAGTCTTAACCCAAGATAGATTCTGATGACTATATGAAGAACTGGGAGgggaattttacatattaactaTCTACCCAGAGAACAAACGATCAATACAGCTGTCTACTGTTACTAATTTGACCAAGTTCATGACAAACTTACTCAAAGTTGTTCTGTTTCTTCAGGACATGACCACATGTCGTAGTAAAGACtcaaaggaagcttcaaaatgttaaatggggtctacctcatccaccatatagtccagatatttctccatgtgactataatttatttttattatcgatttttttacgtaataaacgatttaattctgaagagaaCAGatgacataaatttatttaatctatttaatatttatctacatGAGTCATCTGCAGTATTTCACATCCTGTTGCTTCCTTATGTGTGTCGTATCACTTCATTTCAGACAAACCGAACATAATGGGAGTTGTAGAATTCATCGCAACCTGTGGGTCAGTACTTTTACTGATCGTCACCATGCCATTTTCCCTCTTCGTCTGCTTCaaggtattttaaaatcattttacttcttcttcaacgtataattaataataacgttATTTAAGGTGGTGCAGGAGTACGAAAGAGCCGTAATCTTCCGGTTAGGAAGACTGAGATCCGGTGGAGCTCGGGGACCCGGCATATTTTTCGTCCTGCCCTGCGTCGACAGCTACTGCAAAGTTGACCTTAGGACGGTTTCGTTCGATGTGCCACCTCAAGAGGTACGACCAAACGATTTTGATAAGTAAATCGTTGATTCACGCGTGTCGTTGCAGGCTCTGACCAAAGATTCGGTGACTGTTACGGTGGACGCTGTCGTTTATTACAGGATACAGGACCCCCTGAACGCTGTGGTCAAAGTGACCAACTACAGCAGCTCCACAAGGCTACTGGCCATGACCACCCTGAGGAACATACTAGGCACAAAAAATTTATCGGAGATTTTGTCGGATAGGGAGGCCATTTCGCACGCGATGCAAACCTCGTTGGACATAGCCACGGATCCGTGGGGCGTCAAGGTTGAACGTGTCGAAATGTAAGTACTGCGTGACTGTTATTCAACTACTTGAACTTGTGAACATTGTAGCAAAGACGTGAGTCTTCCACATCAACTGCAGCGGGCAATGGCGGCCGAAGCTGAAGCTTCCAGAGAAGCCAGGGCCAAAGTCATTGCGGCCGAAGGCGAAATGAAGGCATCCCGAGCTTTGAAAGAAGCTGCGGATGTTATTAACGAAAGTCCTTCTGCTTTACAGGTATTATTGTTGATGATGATTgagttaatgtaattttatattgaatttgtttattacagCTGAGGTATTTGCAAACGTTGAACACCATTTCAGCTGAGAAGAACTCTACGATTATCTTCCCCGTACCCATTGATATAATCAGCCATTTTATGAACATGCGGAGCGACAACCATCCtgtattatgaaataataataatgtattgtaTCTTAAATTGCCCTTGTAATTGTATCTTTGTGTCTGTTGGGtaacaatgaaataaaataaaaataaacacttcTCGTTGCTCTGAGCATATTTATTGGAAATGCATCGATTCAGACGTTATAAGTCTTTCGtagaaattgataatatttatctgGGGTAGATAACGGAGGCGCCGCTCTTATctcctataaatatttttcaattggcTTTATTGATTCATTGATCATCATTGTCCGTCGATTTTAACAGATACTTTAAGGCCATATTCATCAGAAAACTAAGTTGTTGGGCGGGCCTGTAAGTCAATGCGCCACCCACTTTATCCGCCACCTGACGGGAGATTTTGAAATCGGCGCCGGCTGTGAGATCGTGTTTGTCCGGATTCTCTAAAGGATTCACCTGTTTGTGCTTCTTGAACGCCCTGAATGTACCTGAACCTGTATTCcagtttagaattattttaatgcggTTTCTTGTctctcataaaatattttacataagaaTGCTGAATGGCACATCAGTCAAAGATCGTGCTCCTAGCCTGTCTCTCTGGTTGAGTTCAGTTTGTCAAAGTGTCCGAATACCTTCAAATGAATTATACTCATTCAGCATCTGACTGATCTCTAACATCTTAAAAATGGTTATTATCGTTCATTTCAAACAAACACGGTGtacttctaaataaatttttatttaacaaaatatcacaGACTTCAGCATCAACAAGAGTacagtaaatttatctaaaacgtTTATTAAACGCTTTAATAACATCTAAAAACCAACAACGGGAAATTTATCTAGGACTTTCTTAAGCGTCTCGGGGAACATGGCGAAGAACTTGAACCGACTGCCCATTTTATCCGGACTAGTGAGCATGTCGTAGCTCTTCCTTAAGGCGCCGGCTTGATCATCGTCGTCCATCGATTTCAGCAGACTCTTCATGCGATATTCCAAACCCACTTTCAGCAGGAAGTTACGTTGTTGGGCGGGCCCGTACGTCAACACGCCACCCACTTTATCCGCCACCTGACGGAACATTTTGAAATCGACGTCGGCTGTGAGGTCGTGTTCGCCCGGATTCTCCAGGGGATTCACCTGTTTGTGCTTCTTGAACGCCCTGAATGTGTCTGTACCtggaaataatgatttatttagtataagAGAGTGTTTTATGAAGAGATAATAGTTGGAACCTTCTCCGTTGTGGCCGTAATCGCAGAATAGGGCCATGCCTCCGTTTTCGACAATCCTTTTGCAGACGTTTTCGCAAATAACCATGGAGTTTGGGGAGATTTCAATGTGGTTTCTTGTCTCGAACTCGTTCTGGACATACTTCAACATTGGGGTTTTGTTCTTTGCCAAAACATACctgtgaaattattaataattagtacataaaatattttaaacagaataggGTATAATTACCTGAATTTTAACTTGTCTGTTTCCTCATCAATATCAATGAGCACCTCCCTGAATCCGTGGTTAGTCTTGTGGAACTTGTGAATGGGCAGGGCGTCGAAGAACTCATGCGCCAAATAAATGCTGAATCCCTTGGGCACATCAGCCAAATTCTGGTACCACTTGACCAACAGGCCGCTCTTGTGTTTGCCATCCCTGTAAATCTTGCTGTCCGAGATGTTGCTGTAAGTTGTGCACAACTTCCTAGCCTGTATCTCGCTCAAAGCCGGGCTACACTCGACCAGGTGCAGACTGGCCGAGTTCAGCTTGTCAAAGTGTCCGAACACCTTCAAAATGTCGGCGCTCAACGTGCCCCTGCCCGGCCCCATTTCGACGAATTGCAGCGGCGTCGGCGAGCCGAATTTCTGCCACTCGTTCAGCATCCAGACGCCCAGCATCTCGCCGAACATCTGGCTGATCTCGGGAGAGGTGATGAAGTCGCCCTGCTCGCCGAACACGTCGCGGTGCATGTAATAACCGACGCCCGGGTGTGTGAGGACTTGTTTCATGTATTCGGCCACTGTTAGGGGGCCGGTTGCCTTGATTCTTTGGTGAAGGTTTTTGGCCAGCGTGTTGGACACATGTTGTACGGCTTCCTTGCGTGTTTGGTAGGTTCTCAATGGGGTGAGGTGAGCGAGTTTGGTtcgtaataattttgaatacattttttaatttttggcagTCTTgtcacattatttaataacctaCAACGCATAGTGAGGTTACGGTTGTGTTTTGATTGTGTAAAATGTGTTTGTTATGTAATGGTTTAGTTATTTACCTAATTTCTGCAATTTAGACTTGTGAGACGTTCAAAGTTGCGGTCCAAAACATTCAAATCCCTACTTATTTGACATTAGATCCTTGACATAAATTTGAGTTGAttctttattgtttgtttgttgatTGTTTCAATAGGTCTttcgaataattaaatcattattttgaagtgtaacatatttttcaaatataaacaattttaaaatatatttcaaatattaatatttataaatatttgtttataaaatgaatacctATAATGTTTCTGTTTGTAGTTCCCCAAATTACTGATAGATGGCGccacaacaattttatacaaaatattcttataaattaacttaaaacagagaattcaatttctattcaataaaatcaatttttgttataattatgttttaaatacgtaatattcctttaattttttcattatttgtataagtaatttgtaaataactcTAAAAATTGCCACCAGGGGCGCCAGCATGGGAACCAAACaactaatttaaacttttcaacAGGTGCTCAAACATGAATTACGAGGTATTTCttgataaaacaattaattaaacacattaaaacaCGAAAACTTGTTGTAGGGTGAAGTAACACACATAAACGAAAAACTGTTAACGTTCACATTGGATAACAGAGTGCTCGTACAATTGGGCATCCTGGTGAACCAAAACCCTCGACAAAAACTGCCGAAACTGAACACGAACGTTAAAATAACAAAGAGTCACTGTTATCCTAACATGACACACCCCAAAGAACTGATGTTGTGTTGCTGTTCGACTTTAACAGGTGATCTAAGTGAGCCCTACGACAAACGCAACAAGCTAAAAAGGATTATACATGTTAACAAGCTCGGGGTTACTGACTTGTTGGAAATCAGTTGTAATTTGGCTGTGATAAAAAAGTACTTCACAAATCTGGTGGAGCAGTATCAAAACGAGTTGATACTCAACATTCTTGATATAGTGGTGAAAACAACAAAGTTACATGATGCCACAACAGACAAACCGTGCATGAACAAAATTCTACctcagtttaatttaatctccGTGAGCAATTGCAAATTCATTGACCTTAAGTCACACAAGTACAACTTTAAAGGCTGGTTCCATGGTGTCCATCGGAAAACTAGACAGTGTGAATTTCTGGTTGGCTTCATAACTGTTAGCAGCAGATTTGGCTTGTTACAAATTAAAGACTCAATGCACAGCATGTTTATTGTCATCATGAACACAAGTGGTGAACAATTGGagggattaataaacaattttgtattgattaaaaactttaaagtcaTTACAGAATGTTATTCAGACCCAACTGTGCAAAATTATGAGTTCGTTTTGgctgattttaatgaattgttCATTGTAGACGTGAACAAAGAtgccaaaaaattaattcacaatGAAGTACCAGAAAATTATAAGtacaaatatgaattaaagttCAGAGTTTTAAACATCAGTTTGGTGAGTTGcctaattttttcctttttgcatgttttaattgatgttttttCTTAGGTACAAGTTTCAATGGATAAAAGTGAAGCAGAATTTTGGATTAAAGCCCAAGTTTTGGAACAAACTGGCGAAAATTTGCCTGAGAATTGTTTTCTGTGCTTTCCAACTAGTTTTGTCAAAGTAAGCCTGTTTGTAGACCAATTACAGACTTacagaatattatataatacttcATTGTTAGTATTTATTGCAGCTTAATCATGCTCATGTACTAACTTATGTaatttgtaggaaattaattagaaacaaaGAAATATCAAGGGTTAATCCAGTGCTTCAGCAATACGAAATAGTGGACCAGGACTCTGTTTTAGTTAGGTCACACGAAACATTATCAAAAACCACATTAATGAACACACAGGAGTGTATGGAAGAGATCAAAAACAACGGCAAACTAATATCGTTCCAGGGCGTAGTTTACAACAAGTACTTTTCAGATCCATTGAGCTCCAGGACGAAGAAGCGGAACATTTCGGGATTCGGGACtccaggtactttcatttagGTCACCGTTTAAACCGTGTACAACAGTAATCGATTATAGGTAAACAAACAGCTCAGCTAAAGTTCATTGATGAGCTGACTCAAAAACCGAGCTTAAAACTCTTTCTTATTAACTGGGAAGGTTTGCTCACACCTTTGGGGTTGATCCCCTACATGAGGATAGGTGTGAGAAACGTTACGACCCAATCCAACTCGTATTTGAAACCTACGGCGTTTACAAGGCTAGAAATTTTGTCTTATGAGCCTGTTACGCCTTTTAACACTGCGAATTTGCGTTATGACGGTGACTATTTGGATTGGGGGCAGCCCTATTTCCTGGGGTTGGGTGCTAGCATTCCCAATAATTGTGTGGTTTGGGGTAGggttaataatttgattgttgttaatgttaaattgtcTTACGACTGTGAGAATTGCGGTGGTTGCTGCAAGAAAGGTTGCACAATTGATCCCAGCCAATTGGACGTATACATTAGGTAAAATACTTGTACTGGAGTTGgttgtttattgattattgttaGTATGTTTGCGAACGACGAGACGGGCCACTGTAAAATCAGTTCCAAAAGTCAGGATGTGTTGATGGTGTTGTTGGGTTTGAACAGGAATCAATTTAAGGTTTGGTTGGAGGCGTTTGCCCAAATTGGACAGTTTAACTATGAAAAATTTGGTGTTAATGATTATAAGGATAAGGTATGTTTCAATCAGTTATGATAGgaatattttgtacaattttgttgtttcagaAATTCGACAGACAGGCTTTTAAAAAGGCTTTGATCGAAGTTTTCGATACCAGAAACGAGAGagatttgatgatttttgggATGaagtgtattaaaattaacaatgacAAAAAGGGGATGTCTGAAAGACCAGCATGGTTTTGTGTGGATATTAAAGAAATGTGAActgtattttattctatttatttgtaattatttaataaagtttttatacgTACTCTATTTGTAgtcaatttatttcacttaaaaaccagtttttaaattttcctaaCTAATAAATCGAGTGAACTAAAATTAACGATGATAAAAAAGATATGGCTGAAGCATAGTTTTGTAAAGgtataatagaaatataaaatgcagttttatttgttattaatttagtattttacacacctatttgcaattaattaatttcacttaaaaatttatatttacatttgtctgaattttaataaagcacAGGAAGGGTTTAATGATTTTCAGGATAatgtctattaaaattaacggcGATATAAAAGGTATGGCTGAAGGATCAGCATAGTTTTGTAAagatataaaagaaatataaaatgcagtttcattttatatgtttgttattattaattcagtgTTTTACACActtgtttgtaattaatttcacttaaaaacttatttttaaatttgtctgacttttaataaaacacaggAGGGACTTAATGATTTTCAGGATAAtgcctattaaaattaacgtcTATATAAAAGGTATGACTGAAAGAGCAGCATAGTTTTGTGAAGatataaaaggaaaaataaaatgcagttttattttatttttttttttttattatttaatcagtGTTTTACACATCCTGTttgcagttaattaattttacttaaaaacttatttttaattttgcctgACCTTtaataaagcaaataaaagACTATGATTTTGAATCaatcaattcattaatttattcttataaagcAACATCAATAttcgattattttattactattttaaattacttggtTGAAAGACCAGGATAGTTTTTTATCCAAATTAAagatctgtaaaatgaaatttgttgttatttctTAAAGTTTCTATACGTACcacattaataattgattaatgtcacttattttttcttatattcttacctttaataatacaaatcacAGAGTATTAGTAACTTATTTATTCTGTGATGTAAATTATGAAGTTTTTGCACCAAAATGCTTATTAGGGATAAgggtttaaacaattaaataccattatgttataaatactgacgtttttttaattaaaaaaaacatacatCACAAAATCCATCCATACAGGGGGGGAAAAATCATACATCCTCGAAAAACCTACATAtaccttaaattaaaaaatacaatcttacgagataaaattttttaaatcattttaatgatacacgtacattttttgtttata carries:
- the LOC109603028 gene encoding band 7 protein AGAP004871 isoform X1, yielding MRIDWKRTDSGGYECFVEYDKPNIMGVVEFIATCGSVLLLIVTMPFSLFVCFKVVQEYERAVIFRLGRLRSGGARGPGIFFVLPCVDSYCKVDLRTVSFDVPPQEALTKDSVTVTVDAVVYYRIQDPLNAVVKVTNYSSSTRLLAMTTLRNILGTKNLSEILSDREAISHAMQTSLDIATDPWGVKVERVEIKDVSLPHQLQRAMAAEAEASREARAKVIAAEGEMKASRALKEAADVINESPSALQLRYLQTLNTISAEKNSTIIFPVPIDIISHFMNMRSDNHPVL
- the LOC109603028 gene encoding band 7 protein AGAP004871 isoform X2; the encoded protein is MGVVEFIATCGSVLLLIVTMPFSLFVCFKVVQEYERAVIFRLGRLRSGGARGPGIFFVLPCVDSYCKVDLRTVSFDVPPQEALTKDSVTVTVDAVVYYRIQDPLNAVVKVTNYSSSTRLLAMTTLRNILGTKNLSEILSDREAISHAMQTSLDIATDPWGVKVERVEIKDVSLPHQLQRAMAAEAEASREARAKVIAAEGEMKASRALKEAADVINESPSALQLRYLQTLNTISAEKNSTIIFPVPIDIISHFMNMRSDNHPVL
- the LOC109603026 gene encoding protein arginine methyltransferase NDUFAF7 homolog, mitochondrial, which gives rise to MYSKLLRTKLAHLTPLRTYQTRKEAVQHVSNTLAKNLHQRIKATGPLTVAEYMKQVLTHPGVGYYMHRDVFGEQGDFITSPEISQMFGEMLGVWMLNEWQKFGSPTPLQFVEMGPGRGTLSADILKVFGHFDKLNSASLHLVECSPALSEIQARKLCTTYSNISDSKIYRDGKHKSGLLVKWYQNLADVPKGFSIYLAHEFFDALPIHKFHKTNHGFREVLIDIDEETDKLKFRYVLAKNKTPMLKYVQNEFETRNHIEISPNSMVICENVCKRIVENGGMALFCDYGHNGEGTDTFRAFKKHKQVNPLENPGEHDLTADVDFKMFRQVADKVGGVLTYGPAQQRNFLLKVGLEYRMKSLLKSMDDDDQAGALRKSYDMLTSPDKMGSRFKFFAMFPETLKKVLDKFPVVGF
- the LOC109603027 gene encoding uncharacterized protein LOC109603027 isoform X1, with the translated sequence MNYEGEVTHINEKLLTFTLDNRVLVQLGILVNQNPRQKLPKLNTNVKITKSHCYPNMTHPKELMLCCCSTLTGDLSEPYDKRNKLKRIIHVNKLGVTDLLEISCNLAVIKKYFTNLVEQYQNELILNILDIVVKTTKLHDATTDKPCMNKILPQFNLISVSNCKFIDLKSHKYNFKGWFHGVHRKTRQCEFLVGFITVSSRFGLLQIKDSMHSMFIVIMNTSGEQLEGLINNFVLIKNFKVITECYSDPTVQNYEFVLADFNELFIVDVNKDAKKLIHNEVPENYKYKYELKFRVLNISLVQVSMDKSEAEFWIKAQVLEQTGENLPENCFLCFPTSFVKVSLFVDQLQTYRILYNTSLKLIRNKEISRVNPVLQQYEIVDQDSVLVRSHETLSKTTLMNTQECMEEIKNNGKLISFQGVVYNKYFSDPLSSRTKKRNISGFGTPGKQTAQLKFIDELTQKPSLKLFLINWEGLLTPLGLIPYMRIGVRNVTTQSNSYLKPTAFTRLEILSYEPVTPFNTANLRYDGDYLDWGQPYFLGLGASIPNNCVVWGRVNNLIVVNVKLSYDCENCGGCCKKGCTIDPSQLDVYISMFANDETGHCKISSKSQDVLMVLLGLNRNQFKVWLEAFAQIGQFNYEKFGVNDYKDKKFDRQAFKKALIEVFDTRNERDLMIFGMKCIKINNDKKGMSERPAWFCVDIKEM
- the LOC109603027 gene encoding uncharacterized protein LOC109603027 isoform X2, whose translation is MNYEGEVTHINEKLLTFTLDNRVLVQLGILVNQNPRQKLPKLNTNVKITKSHCYPNMTHPKELMLCCCSTLTGDLSEPYDKRNKLKRIIHVNKLGVTDLLEISCNLAVIKKYFTNLVEQYQNELILNILDIVVKTTKLHDATTDKPCMNKILPQFNLISVSNCKFIDLKSHKYNFKGWFHGVHRKTRQCEFLVGFITVSSRFGLLQIKDSMHSMFIVIMNTSGEQLEGLINNFVLIKNFKVITECYSDPTVQNYEFVLADFNELFIVDVNKDAKKLIHNEVPENYKYKYELKFRVLNISLVQVSMDKSEAEFWIKAQVLEQTGENLPENCFLCFPTSFVKVSLFVDQLQTYRILYNTSLKLIRNKEISRVNPVLQQYEIVDQDSVLVRSHETLSKTTLMNTQECMEEIKNNGKLISFQGVVYNKYFSDPLSSRTKKRNISGFGTPGFQEMAPQPPFPPDLQRFSTLPYFRNFQWSTTIHQNQINFLTVV